The Litorilinea aerophila genomic interval GGATCGCCCGCATTCCATCTCCACCCGTCAACAGCGGACGACAGCGCTGGCCGACTCGCTTCCCGGGGACACCCCGGACCTGGGCCGCGGCTGTGTTGGCCGTCTATTTCCTGCTGGGGATCTGGTTCAGCCTGGCCGTGCCGCCCTTCGAGACGCCGGACGAAATTTACCACTATGCCTTTGCTCGTCACCTGGCCCAGGGAAACGGTCTACCCGTCCAGGCAGCCGAGCCCACCGGCCCCTGGGAGCAAGAGGGCAGCCAGGCCCCGCTTTACTACCTGATTGTCGGGCGGCTGACCGCCGGCATCGACCAGCAGGACTGGGGAGACCTCAACGTGGTCAATCCCCGGGCCAACATCGGCGACCCCCTCTACCCCGGCAACAAAAATGTCATGCTGTACAGCGCCGCGCCGCGCCCCCTCCAGGGGGTCAACCTGGCCCTCCACGTGGGACGCTGGTTCTCCCTGCTGCTGGGGGGGATCACCCTCTGGCTGATCTACCGCACGGCCTGCCTGGCCTTTTCAGAAAGCTCCTGGCTTCCCGTGGCGGCCATGGCCCTGGTGGCCAGCATCCCACAGTTCATCTTCATCAGCGCGTCCTTCTCCAACGACAGCCTGATCGTGGCCACCAGCACCGCCGTCCTCTACTGGCTGGCCCGCCTGTTGCAGCGGGACGATGCCCGACCCATTCGCCTCTGGGAGTGGGCGGTGTTGGGGATCTTGCTGGGGCTGGCTGCCTTGAGCAAGCTCCAGGGGGTAGGGCTGCTGGGCCTGGCAGCGGTCACCGTGCTGGGGCTGGCCTGGTGGCGTCGGGATGCACGCCTGGTGTGGCAGGCAGCCGCGCCGGTGGCGCTGCCGGTGCTCCTCATCGCCGGGTGGTGGTACTGGCGCAACTACGTCCTCTACGGCGACTGGACGGGCGTCCGCTATCTCATCGCCATCAACGGCTTGCGCACCGAACCGCTGAGCTGGGTGGATTTTTGGGACGAGTTTCGGGGGCTGCGCTATTCGTTCTGGGGGCTCTTTGGCTGGTTCAACATTCTGTTCCCTCCCTGGATTTACCGGGTGCTGGATGGCGTGACCCTCCTGGCTGTGGCCGGCTGGCTGCTGGGCGGAGTGCCGACCCCGGGACGCACCGGCCGGCGCATCGTCGGGCTTTTGGCCCTGTGGCTGGCCCTGGTGTGGGTGTTGTGGCTGGCCTGGACCTGGCGGGCCACGGGGAGCCAGGGGCGGCTGCTCTTTCCGGCCCTCTCGGCCATGGGCATCCTGGGGGGGATGGGGCTGGCGGGCTGGCGGCGGCTGTTGCCGGCCCGGTCCCATGGGCCGCTGTTGGCTGCCCTGCCCCTCTTCCTGCTGGCCTGTAGCCTCTATGCCGTCTCGGTGCTGGTGCCGTCCAGCTACCGGGCACCGGGTCCGGTCGCCCAGGTACCGCCTTCAGCCCAGCCGGTGGGCATCGTCTACGGGCGGGAGGACCGCTTCGAGCTCCTGGCCCTGGAGCTTCCCCAGCGACGTTATCGCCCCGGCGACGGGGTTCCCGTGACCCTCTACCTGCGCGCGTTGACTCGCCCCCGGGCGGACTATCAGCTTTTCGTCCAGCTGCTGGATGAAACAGGGAAGGAAGTGGGCAACCTGACCTCCCACCCCGGCTGGGGGCGGAATCCCACCAGCCTGTGGGAACCCGGTGCCATCTATGTGGACCGCTACCGGGTGCCCATCAGTCGGCCTATCGACCCGTGGGCGCCCCTGCTGGCCCGGGTGTACGTTGGTTTTGTGGACCCGGCCACCGAGGAGCGGGGTCGCCTGCCGGTGCCGGCCTACAACGCCGGTGGCGAGGAGATCGTGCCTTTTGTGGCGTCGGTGGTGATCGAGCCGGCCGTGCAGCCGGAGCTGTCGGACTACGGCCTGGAGCCGGTGGGCAGCCGCTTCGGCCATGTGATCGAGCTGGCCGGTGCGTCTCTGCCCGAGGCGGTGAGCCTGTCTGCCACCGATGTCTTCACCGTGACCCTGCTTTGGGAAGCCATCGGAACGCCGCCGGCCGATTACACCGGCTTCGTACACCTGCTGGATGCCGACGGCAACCGGGTGGCCGGTTTCGACCGGGCACCCGCGGGCGACCGCTTCCCCACCCGCTACTGGCAGGCAGGCGACCGCATTGTCAGCCACTTTGTGGTGCCCCTGCCGGCCGATCTGCCGCCGGGCCGCTACCAGGCCTGGGTCGGCCTCTATGACGCCACCAGCCAGGGGGCGGCCCGCCTGCCCGTCACCGAAGCTGCGGGTCGGGAAGTGGCCCACGAGCTGGTGCTGCTGGGGACGGTGACCATCCGCTGAGGGAAGCGGGGACGCGCCTACGGCACCACCAGCGTGGGCCCCACGTGCGCGCTGAGCAGGAAGGAGCGTTCGCTGGGGAGGACCAGGGTGCCGCCGTTACCTTCCTGGACTGCGGCCAGCAGGTTGTCGGTTTTATCCACCCGCACCAGGCGCACCTTCACCTGCTGATCGGCCGCCAGCTGTTCCACCCGCTTTTGCAGCCGCTCAGCGGATTCTGTCTGGCCCTCGCCGGCCCAGATGAGGACGCGCAGCTCGCTGGGGGTGCGCTGGGTCAACTGGATGGCCAGGCGCAGGGCCCGGTCCGCGGCTGGAGAGCCGGTGTAGAGCACCGTGAGGGGATACTTGAGCTGGCCCTCTTCATCCAGAATCAGGACCGGGCGAGAAGTGCGGCTGACCACGGACTGGACGGTGGAGCCCAGGCTCTTGCGCCGGCGCCGGCCCGCCCTCCCCATGCTCAGCAGCAGGGCCGCTTCTGCAGCCGCCAGCAGCTCGGCCGTGACCGGGCCGCGGGCCACCTGGAAGGACCAGCGCACATGGGCCTGGTTGGCTACTTCGGCCATGGCCTGGCGGATGGCCCGGGCGATGGCCCGCATCTGGCGTTCCATGCTGCTGTTGTCCAGCCGACGCCGGCTGGCCGTGTAGGAGCCCACCTCCTGGGAAAAGGGGAAATGGGCCAGCTGGATCAGGTTGATGTCTTCTACGAAGAGCCCCTGGAGTTCAGCCCCCATGAGCGCGGCCAACTGGGCTGCGGCCCGCAGCGCGGCCACGCTGTGGGGCGAGGCGTCCAGGGCCACCAGGATCCGCCGCACGTTCTGTTCGGTGGTCGATAGGTCGGTCATTTTTGCTCACTTTCGTCCCGCCGCTCCGTCTCATCCCGTCGATCAAATTCCTTGCGCTTTTCGGCTAGCTGGGCCAGCCGTGTCTCCACCCGCTGGTTGATGGAGCCCTCGGGGTAGTTGCCTTCCTCGTCCCGCTCGCCTGCAGGCACGCCGGTGAGGATTTCGATGCCCTGGTCCACGTGTTCCACCGGGTAGATGTGGAACTTGCCCGCGGCCACCGCGTCGACCACGTCCTGGCGCAGCATCAGGTGCTGGACGTTGGAGGCCGGGATCAGGACGCCCTGGTCGCCCGTGAGGCCCCGGCTGTTGCAGAGGTCGAAAAAGCCCTCGATCTTTTCGTTGACACCGCCGATGGCCTGGACCCGGCCGTGCTGGTCCACCGAGCCGGTGACCGCCAGGGACTGCTTGATGGGCACCTGGGCGATGGCCGAGAGCAGGGCGTAGAACTCGGCCGAGGAGGCACTGTCGCCGTCCACGCCGCCGTAGGATTGCTCGAAGACCAGGCTGGCTCCCAGGGAGAGGGGCCGGTCGCTGGCGTAGCGGGAACGCAGCAGGCTGGCCAGGATCAGGACCCCCTTGGAGTGGATGGGCCCGCCCATGGCCACTTCCCGCTCGATGTCGATGACTTCGCCCCGTCCCATGTGAACCGTGGCGGTGATGCGGGAGGGGCGGCCAAAGGCGAAGTTGCCCAATTGCAGCACGGAGAGCCCGTTGATCTGCCCGACCCGTTCGCCTGTGGTCTCGATGTGGATGGTCTCCCGCAGGGTTTCCTCCAACATGCGCTCCCGCAGCCGGTCGGCCCGGAAGATCTGGGCGTCGATGGCCTGTTGCACGTGCTGGGCGCTGACCACCTCGGCGCCGGCCTGCTGGGCCCAGTGGTCGGCCTCTTCCAGCAGGTCGACGATGGTCTGCAGCTGCGCGGTGAGTCGCTCCGAATCGCTGACCAGCCGGGCGGCATGCTCGATCACCCGGCAGACGGCGGAGCGGTCGAAGGGCCGCAGCTGCTCCCGGCGGACAATGGCCGCGATCAGTTGGGCGTAGGCCTGCTGGCTTTCGGCATCCCGCTTGAACTCGTCGTCGAAGTCGGCCGCCACCTTGAACAGCTCGCTGAAGTCGGGATCGTACTGGGAGAGCAGGTAGTAGAGCAGGCGGTCGCCCATCAGGATTACCTTGACGTCCAGGGGGATGGGCTCGGGTTCCAGGGAGACGGTGCTGGTGAGGCTGAGCATCTGCAGGGGCGACTCAATGCGGATGGCCTGGAACTCCAGCACCCGTTTCAACCCTTCCCACGCGTAGGGGTTGGCCAGCACCTTGAGGGCGTCCAGGATCAGGTAGCCGCCGTTGGCCCGGTGGAGTACGCCGGGCTTGATGAGGGTGAAGTCGGTCACCAGCGCGCCCATCATGGCCATCTGTTCAATGCGCCCGATGAGGTTGAGGTAGGTGGGGTTGCTCTCGTAGATCACGGGCGCCCCCTGGACGTCGCTGGAATCCACCAGTACATTCACCTGGTAGCGGCGCAGGGCGGGGTTGATCTTGAAGCTGTCTGGCAGGGAAAGGGCCAGGGCGGCTGTCGCGCCATCCTGGCCTTTGCTTTCTCCGCCGCTCAGGAAGGCTTCCAGGTTCTCGCCCACATCCCGCTGCACCGCGTGGAGATATTCCACCACCGCGGGCAGGTCGGCGTACTTTTGGAGCAGGTCATCGATCAGGTCTTTCACCACGAAGGCGGAGATTTCCTGGTTCAATTCCCGCAGACGCCGGCGGAATTCCCGTTCCCAGCGGGGAACCTGGTACAGTACCTTCTGGAGCTGTTCCTGGAGCTCTTCCACTTCGGCCTGGATGCGCTTCTGTTCCTCTTCGGGCAGCTTCTGGAACTCCTCGGGCGGCATCACCTCGCCGTTGCGCAGGGGGGCGAAGGCCAGGCCCGAGGGGGTGCGCAGGAGGGT includes:
- a CDS encoding Lon protease family protein, with the translated sequence MDTVQPLPPEALYRRCDPADFSFETTDDLVEAPEVLGQERAIQAIQLGINIQRQGYNIFALGPRGTGKYTLIRKLVEERARNEPPPSDWCYVNNFEQPYRPRALRLPQGRAREFQRDMMRLVEDLQTALSSAFESEEYQNRRQALEQEFQEQQQESLRELQERAREKSFTLLRTPSGLAFAPLRNGEVMPPEEFQKLPEEEQKRIQAEVEELQEQLQKVLYQVPRWEREFRRRLRELNQEISAFVVKDLIDDLLQKYADLPAVVEYLHAVQRDVGENLEAFLSGGESKGQDGATAALALSLPDSFKINPALRRYQVNVLVDSSDVQGAPVIYESNPTYLNLIGRIEQMAMMGALVTDFTLIKPGVLHRANGGYLILDALKVLANPYAWEGLKRVLEFQAIRIESPLQMLSLTSTVSLEPEPIPLDVKVILMGDRLLYYLLSQYDPDFSELFKVAADFDDEFKRDAESQQAYAQLIAAIVRREQLRPFDRSAVCRVIEHAARLVSDSERLTAQLQTIVDLLEEADHWAQQAGAEVVSAQHVQQAIDAQIFRADRLRERMLEETLRETIHIETTGERVGQINGLSVLQLGNFAFGRPSRITATVHMGRGEVIDIEREVAMGGPIHSKGVLILASLLRSRYASDRPLSLGASLVFEQSYGGVDGDSASSAEFYALLSAIAQVPIKQSLAVTGSVDQHGRVQAIGGVNEKIEGFFDLCNSRGLTGDQGVLIPASNVQHLMLRQDVVDAVAAGKFHIYPVEHVDQGIEILTGVPAGERDEEGNYPEGSINQRVETRLAQLAEKRKEFDRRDETERRDESEQK
- a CDS encoding universal stress protein, with the translated sequence MTDLSTTEQNVRRILVALDASPHSVAALRAAAQLAALMGAELQGLFVEDINLIQLAHFPFSQEVGSYTASRRRLDNSSMERQMRAIARAIRQAMAEVANQAHVRWSFQVARGPVTAELLAAAEAALLLSMGRAGRRRRKSLGSTVQSVVSRTSRPVLILDEEGQLKYPLTVLYTGSPAADRALRLAIQLTQRTPSELRVLIWAGEGQTESAERLQKRVEQLAADQQVKVRLVRVDKTDNLLAAVQEGNGGTLVLPSERSFLLSAHVGPTLVVP
- a CDS encoding DUF2142 domain-containing protein, with the translated sequence MDERIARIPSPPVNSGRQRWPTRFPGTPRTWAAAVLAVYFLLGIWFSLAVPPFETPDEIYHYAFARHLAQGNGLPVQAAEPTGPWEQEGSQAPLYYLIVGRLTAGIDQQDWGDLNVVNPRANIGDPLYPGNKNVMLYSAAPRPLQGVNLALHVGRWFSLLLGGITLWLIYRTACLAFSESSWLPVAAMALVASIPQFIFISASFSNDSLIVATSTAVLYWLARLLQRDDARPIRLWEWAVLGILLGLAALSKLQGVGLLGLAAVTVLGLAWWRRDARLVWQAAAPVALPVLLIAGWWYWRNYVLYGDWTGVRYLIAINGLRTEPLSWVDFWDEFRGLRYSFWGLFGWFNILFPPWIYRVLDGVTLLAVAGWLLGGVPTPGRTGRRIVGLLALWLALVWVLWLAWTWRATGSQGRLLFPALSAMGILGGMGLAGWRRLLPARSHGPLLAALPLFLLACSLYAVSVLVPSSYRAPGPVAQVPPSAQPVGIVYGREDRFELLALELPQRRYRPGDGVPVTLYLRALTRPRADYQLFVQLLDETGKEVGNLTSHPGWGRNPTSLWEPGAIYVDRYRVPISRPIDPWAPLLARVYVGFVDPATEERGRLPVPAYNAGGEEIVPFVASVVIEPAVQPELSDYGLEPVGSRFGHVIELAGASLPEAVSLSATDVFTVTLLWEAIGTPPADYTGFVHLLDADGNRVAGFDRAPAGDRFPTRYWQAGDRIVSHFVVPLPADLPPGRYQAWVGLYDATSQGAARLPVTEAAGREVAHELVLLGTVTIR